The segment GGCAATATTGCACTGCAATAATGCAGTGCAAAATTTGCCCCATCCTGATTACTTCTGTTTTTCTGAACATCTCATGCTAAATGAATCCATAAATTAATACAGTTTGTAAATGCCAATGCTATGTACTGAAgcaaaacttttttcacacacaaCCTGTGTGAAAGTAAACAGGAGTCACTGAATTCACTAATTGTATTTTAGAAAGTTACTTTGAATAAAATAGATATTCTTCTCATTTACTGTATCTTTTATAAACTcgtttgaatgaataaaacacTGGGACAAGTAGAAAAATatcacagatttatttaaaatttgatgAAAAGTATAAAAACAGATTACCACACAAAGTTTTGAAATAATAAACAATCAAAATTATTTCAAGTTTGATGCAAATTTAAGCCCAAATGGGAAATGTAACGGACATCTGAATTACTGAAATGACCAGAATGTAAAATACACTTTGAATAAATTAAGTAAGAAACACACTTGAAATGAACTGTACAAAAAATATCACTTTGGTTGTCAGATCacttatgaactgtatgaactgATATTATGTGTGTTCATGGTGGCCAGAGAAACTGAAAATTGGTCTCATCACTCTTCTGAGTACAAATAAATCAAACAATATACCTCTATTTAGCGTGTGATGAAACACGATCAATCGGGGATCCTGTGATTAGCCTCTTGCGGCTCCTCGTCCTGCACTGTCCCTGTCAGTCGATGTAGGTCACACTCCAGCGCAGCCAGAGGAACCCCAGACCTCACGGTGATCTGGGGCACTATCTGGTCTCCCTCGGTCCGATCACATGACGAATTTGCATTGATTTAAGTTATTTTTAGGATAACTTGAAGCACAGTCTGTATAAACGCTGTTTACGAGTAAATTACATAATCGCGGTGGCAAACAAACAACGTAGCAAAGGCAACAAccagtgtatacacacacacacacacacacacacaatatacacTTCAAAGTATTAATAACATGGTTTATCAATGAATTAACTGTAATTGCTGAAATCATTAGCTCAATTGTTCTGATCAGCTCTCTCGTTCTCCTCTCTGCATGTCTACATACTAAACTACATACTAGAATTACATTCTAGTGGATTACACTTAGACTTAATATTTATTGTTGCAGGGGGAATCTACAAAGAaatagagtttaaaaaaaaaacttaagaagTATTAAAGAATTTCTTCAAGCAAGTCTTATAAAAAATCATCATGCACAGATGTCTTATTATGATGATTTCCCAACATTTTACTGAATTTAGCTTACTTATATATGCAAATCAGAAACAGAATCGTTGCAGTCACAAAACCTAAAATATAGCAAAACCAATCCCAAGCTagctttgatttttctttttcaaatttttCACGATATTCACGTTCTGCTTGTTCTCTGGTTTCATGGTAGATTTTCTCTTTGagttcttgtttttctttctctaATTTTTCTTTCAGGTTTTGTCTTTGTTCTTcaaaatcattttcattttttttcttaatttgctcTATTTCTGCTTCATATTTGATTCTCAGCTCCTCTTCTCTTCTCTTGATCTCTTCATCTTTCTCTTTCAGTATTCTCTCTTGTTCTTCTTTGATGTTCTCCTCCGCCTGCTGGAACATCTCATTGGTGTAGAAACTCCCTCCATTTGCTGCCACCATACGGTCAATCTTATCCAGAAGCTTAGAAACCTGCATCTGATCTTCAGTCTCGATGTTATTGAACACATGGTATCTGTTACCACACTGCTGGATGAGGTACTGTAAACTATCATTTTCTTCAATAAAGTCTTCAATGCTTTTTCCTCTCAGATCATCTCCTCTGGTGAAAAGCACCATGGTGTACATTCTGGATTGATCACCAAACATCTCCTGGATCATCTTCACTGTATCTTTCTCCTCTTGAGTGAATCGTCCCAGTTGAATCACCAGCAGAAACACATGTGGACCAGGAGACACCATTGAGATGCACTTCACTGTCTCTTTTTTGGTCTCATCATTATCAACTCCAGTATCAAACAGGCCTGGAGTGTCAATCACAGATATCCGTCTTCTGTTGAACTCAGTCATATCTTTCTGACACTCTCTGGTCAATGAGCGTGAAGTCATCTCTGATTTAAAAGTCACTCTTCTCAGTATAGTGTTTCCAGTTGCACTTTTCCCAACACCGGTCTTTCCCAGCAGCACAATCCTCATAACATGACCATCATCATTGCGTGTTACACCTACTGACAGCAAAAGCTAAACAGTTAATGATATCCTTAAAAAAAATGCACTACAAAACAACTATATGCCAATAATagtgaagaaaaaaacaaaacatattcaCTATTAATTATTAGTTTTCCCTCAACAAACTCATATTTAGCTGCTTATAGTAAATGGTAGCTGTAAAGTTGAGATTTTGGTTGGTTTAACAGATCTaaaacatgattaaaaaaaaaataataataatagtatgtgCAGGTTGATATTTCTAAACTTGATATGATCATCCCAGAGCCGctgaaaatctgaattgtgacagGCTTTGGTCTCCCCATTGTGCGGTTCATGGGGAAAGGAAGCAATCAAGTGTCAGTTAGCAAAATTCAGTACACacagcattttttattattaatataaaataaatacaaagaaaGCCGATTCTTTCTTTAttgtatataaattatttattttcctcTTTTGTTAATTAATAATTGTTTTAAACTCAACGGTAGTCAAATGTGATGGATCACCTGAAGTGTAACTTttcattaattaaataaattaacactTTAGTTCAATCACTTGACATTTTGGTGCTAAATAATATTTGCAATAATTATGATCCATCTTTGATCATTTAAAATTATGTTTTCTAAAACATATTTTACCTTTATGCACTATCTACTGGTTGTAGTGGAAATGTAAcacttgtttaaaaaataaaagtgctgTTCATCAAGTGTACATTTTCATACATCCTGGCAGTTTTTCATTTTGCAAAC is part of the Garra rufa chromosome 1, GarRuf1.0, whole genome shotgun sequence genome and harbors:
- the LOC141346287 gene encoding GTPase IMAP family member 4-like, translated to MRIVLLGKTGVGKSATGNTILRRVTFKSEMTSRSLTRECQKDMTEFNRRRISVIDTPGLFDTGVDNDETKKETVKCISMVSPGPHVFLLVIQLGRFTQEEKDTVKMIQEMFGDQSRMYTMVLFTRGDDLRGKSIEDFIEENDSLQYLIQQCGNRYHVFNNIETEDQMQVSKLLDKIDRMVAANGGSFYTNEMFQQAEENIKEEQERILKEKDEEIKRREEELRIKYEAEIEQIKKKNENDFEEQRQNLKEKLEKEKQELKEKIYHETREQAEHSPCNNKY